The genomic region TCCCGGCTGGCACCTCCGTCGCGACCGTGAACGTCCCAATCAACGACGACTCGACCGAGGAGCCGAACGAGACGTTCTTTGTCGATCTCAGCAGTCCGGAGAATGCCACGATCGCGGATGCCAGTGGGGTATGTACCATCGTCGACAACGACGGCTCGCAGCCGCCACCACCCCCGCCCCCGCCGGCAGGTGACGTGTCGATCAACTCGACCAGCCAGAATTCGGTGGCGGGCTCCGCGGCCGATCCTTACTTCGTGGGCCCGGTACCGGAACAGCCCTTTGTGGGCAACAACACCCACAAGGTTCTGGCGATCAATGATCTCGGCATGCACTGCGGCGACCTCGATACCCGTGTCGCCAGCATCCTGCCGCCGTTCCAGGTCCTGCTGACCCAGGTCATCGCACGCGGTGGAGAACCCGACCTGCTCGGGCCGGGACAGGCGACGGTCGAGTATTCCGCAGTGGCCAACCCGAACGACCCGATCCTGAGTGACCCGAATGCATTCCGCGGTGTCACGCCGGACGGCGATGTCTACAAGACGAATTTCTGGGATGTCGCATCGGCGGCCTACGGACCCTTCTACCCGCCGGGCGTCCTCGACGCCTTCTACGACCCGAACGATCCCGACGCCAACAAGGACATTGGCTTGCCGGTACCGAACGTCGAGGAGTTGTATCTGGGCAGCGGAGCACTGGTGGCTACGCAGCACGCGATGCCGGGTCTGACCGGGGCCTATCTGCAGAACGTGCCTCAAGTCGCTGAAGAGTTCTACAACGACAAGCCGTTCTTCATGAACTTCCCGTTCGGCTATGTCGCCCAGGACCTCAACTGGTTCGAGGGTGCCGGCGTGCCGTTTGCGGCATTCGACGACTTCGGCCGCGAGAACGCCTACCCGCTGGTTCGGGTCCAGGCCAAGGTCGGCGACAATGTGGTGGCCACCACCGACACTGTCTTGCCGATCTCCGGCGAGGCCAGCTGTAAGAACTGCCACTCGGCCGACATCGACGTGAGCCCGGAGACACCGCACGCCGGATCGGCGTTGCCGTCGGTTAGGCCGGTGGCGACCCAGATGGACGACCCGGCGGTCGGCGACCTCCCGGTCAACGTCAGCATCGAGTACGCAACCGACCTCAACATCCTGCGCCTGCACGATGAAAAGCACGGCACCGACCTCGAGGGCGCGCAGCCGGTGGTCTGCCAGACCTGTCATTACACGCCGGCACTGGACCTGGCACATGTCGGTCCCAAGGGTGCAGGCGATGCCGATGCCAACGGTCGCACCCAGCTGACGCAGAGCACGATGTCGAACGTGATGCACGGCCACCATGGCGAGACCGGGAAGTTCCCGGAGATCCCGCCCGCGATCCAGGCGGCCGACGGCAGCATCACCAACCAGGCCGCACGCCTCGCCGCGCTGGAGCAGAACTGCTACCAGTGTCATCCGGGCAAGAACGTGCAGTGTCTGCGCGGCGCCATGTTCAATGGCGGCATGTTGTGCAGCGACTGCCACGGCGGGCTGGCCCAGGTCGGGAACGACTTCTCGCGAGACGTATCGCCGACCAACGATGGGCTGGACAAGTTCATCCTCAGCGGCAACTTCTACGACCCGAACGACCCGCAACCGCGCGTACCCTGGGCCAATGAACCGGGCTGTGGCTCCTGCCATACCGGTGATGCGACCAGCAACCTGGCCGGCACGACGGGCACCCGGGTCAATACCCAGGACGCCAATGGCAACGCCGATGGTATCCGTCTGCGCCAGGCGTTCCGCAACGGTGACAACAAGGCCACGCCGATCGTACCGGGCAACAAGCGCTTTGCCGAACCGGTGGTACCGGCCAGCTTCAACGGTACGCCGAACAACGGTGCGGGTAATCCGCAGCTGTACCGCGTAAGTACCGGGCACGGTGGGGTCATGTGCGAAGGCTGCCATGGTGCAACCCATGCCGAGTGGCCGAATGGCAATCCGAATGCCAACGACAACGTGACTGCGAACCAGCTGCAGGGTCACACCGGGACCATTGCCGAGTGCACCGTCTGCCATGAGACTGGGCAGCTATCTAGCACCACGCAGGGCGGACCACACGGCATGCACCTGGTGAATGATCGACGCTTCTACGACGACGATCATGAAGACCTCGCCGAGCAGGAGAATGGCCGGCCAGGTGGCGGCACCTGTGCCGCCTGCCACGGTGCGGACCATCGCGGTACCGTCCTGTCGCGTGCAGCGGCCGATCGCACCTTCAACGTGGAGGGCAGGACCGTGACCATCCAGAAGGGTGAGCCGGTTGGCTGCGGTCATTGCCACAGCATCAGCGATAGCTTCGAGGACTGACCGACGACGCATCCCCGGCCCGGCACGGACGCCGCCGGGTTATCGCCATCAACAGCATTCGCAGCCGGGCACAAGCGCAGCCCGTGCTGCGATACCTCGGCCGCCCGCTTGGCCGGCCATAAGCCCTTCATCCTCCAAGAAGGGCTTTTTTTTGTCCGGGCGCCCGGCCGAATGGCTGCCTACAATGGGATGCACGCCGTGGCAGGGCGTCCAACGAAGGAGGCGCAGATGCGCAGTCTGGCAAAGTGCGGAGACAGATTTGGGCGGATCGTCGCACTCGTGCTTGCACTCGCGCCCGGGATGGCAAGCGCGGCCGAACTCACGCCGGTCCCCGCGCTGCCACCGGCCCCGCTCGGGCTGGTCGACCTGGATGGCCGTCGGGTCGACCTCGCGGCTCTCCGCGGCGAGGTCGTGCTGGTCAACTTCTGGGCCAGCTGGTGTCGACCCTGCGTCGACGAGATGCCGGGCATCCTGCGCCTGCAGCAACAACTGCGCGACCAGCCGTTTCGGGTGGTCGGCATCAATGTTGGCGAGGCCGAGCGGCGCGTGCGCACCGCCGCAAGGCGCATGCGCCTCGATTTCACGATCCTGCTGGACAACGACAGCGTGACGTTTGGTGCCTGGGGGGGACAGGTCCTGCCCACCAGTTTCATCCTTGATCGCATCGGCCGCATCCGTTTCCGGGCGGTCGGTCCCCTGGACTGGGACGATCGCGACATCGTCGCGACGCTAAGGCGCCTGGCATCCGAAGGTGGTCGATCCACGGTCCGCGCTACACTGCCGGCTCCCGCCGAGCGATCCGCCGCGACGGCCCCGCCCGACACCCCGGCCTGCCACGCGTCCGCCTGCTGAGCATCGATCCCCATTCTGCCAACGGGCCCGATCGCTGTTAGGATCACAGCGAATCCGTGCACCACGCGGCCGCACGCCCCCTGCAATCCGGCAAAAACCAGAACCGACTCGATGTCGCACAGACAAGCGCACCCAGCGCAGACGCGCTTCTTCCCCGGGCAACGCACGCTCAATATGCTGCTGCGCGCGGCCCACCTGGTCGGCATCGCCGGTATCGGGGCAGGTTTTCTGTTCGGCCTCGAACGCACCGCCTGGGATCACTACTGGCTGCTGACGCTGTTCACCGGCATCGGACTGACCGCGCTGTATCTCTGGTCCAGCATCTCCTGGCTGTTGGAACTCAAGGGATTCGCAGTCCTGCTCAAGGTCGCGCTGCTCGGTCTGGCCTTGGTTTTACCGGAGCACCGCGCCGGTCTGTTCATCACGATCATCGTGATCTCTGCCTTGAGCGCCCATGCACCGGCACGGATCCGCGCCTACCGCTGGATCGGCGGGCAACGGTCCTGACGGGCGTGCCCACGACATCCACTGCCGGGCTGGCCTGCGCCTGTGCGCCCGATGGCGGTCTGACGGCAGCTCTGCCGCCGGACCTGTGGGTAGCGCGCGGGAACGGTGACCGCGGCACCGATACAGAATCGGTCTGTACGACCGCTAACTTTTCCAGGATTTGACGCGGTCGCAGATGCCTGGCGTCTGCCGGCCAGAAACAGCATGTCCGACAGGTCGACGGTACCCGACAGACACAGTGATTCACGGAGGAACCCGGTGATAGAAACGCGCGAATTCAGCCTGAGCAAAGGCGAGTATCGGCGTTTTTTACGTCGACTCGTCATCGAACGTCACGCCTCGGCGATCGCGCTGGCGTGGTTTCTGGCGGCCACACTGCTGATCTACTACGGTGACATGTCGACCGCCGCTGGGTTCAAATGGACCTTGGCTAGCTGGGCACCGCTGCTGATATTCCTCGCGCTGTGGACCATCGGCATCGTCGCCTATCTGCCGATTCGCCAGTCCAATGCGCGCACCGCGGAAGCCGCGTACCGCGCGCACAGGGTGCGATTCGAGCCGGACTGCGTGCATGTCGAGGTCGACGACGGCAGTCGCTTGAGACTGGCGTACAGTGCCGTTGAACGCATCGATTTCGACGAGGAGTTCCTGCTGATTCGCCAGGACTCGGGGCTGGTCAACGCGGTACCACGCCGCGCGTTCGCCGATCCCGCAGCCGCCAACGCAGCGGTGGACCTTTTTCGGACGGCGGGCGCCGGCGCGACCGTGACCGGCCCCGGGCAGGCGGCCAACTACACCGGCGTTGCCGGGCAGTTGCGCGGTGTCTGGCACAACCTCAAAGGCGGCCTGCGGCTCCTGTTGTTCCGGCGCGTGACGCGCGACGCCTTCGCCGTCAGCGCCGACCAGATCATCCTGCTGTCGCTGTTGGCGGTCACGGTCGCGATCGGTGGTGAGTATCTGGGCACCGAAGGCACCGTGACGTTCAACAGCTACGGACTCCTCAGCGACGCGACCGCGAGGCTGCTGCTGCTCGCCGCCCTGTACCTGATTGCACGCCTGCTGGGCCGGACGAAAGATTTCCTGTTGTTTGCGGTGATCGTGCTCGGCATCGACCCGTGGGTGACCGGCATCCAGAGCGTCGCGGAAACGGTCGAAACCACCACCCTGGGCACGCTGCTGTCCGCAGCGACCATCCAGCTGTTGGCATTCTGCTGGTATGTCATCGCCTGGGTACGCGGCGCGCGGGTCGCGTTTGCCGGACATCGCGGCAGTGTGCCGGTATCGCTGCTGGTCTTGTTTCTTGCCGTGGTTGCCCCGGTCTCGGCGCTACCGATCAACACCTTCTGGTACGCGGAATACGACGACGCGGATCTGCTGCCGGACATCAACGTCGAAGAGGTCTTTTACCGGCAGCCGGGGATGATCGCCGCCACGGTCGATGATCTCGAACCGCAGCGACCGGGCGTGATCGACCTTTACCACATCGGTTTCGGCAGCGTCGCGTATCAACGCGTGTTCGAACGCGAGATCACACACGTGCGCGATCTGCTGGCGCAACGCTTCGACACCGCGGGGCGCGCGATCAGTCTGGTGAACCACGGTGACTCTGTGCAGCAGATGCCGATCGCATCGGCGTCCAATCTCGCATTGGCGTTACAGCACATGGCGCGCAAGATGGATCCCGACGAAGACGTATTGCTGCTCTACCTGACGAGTCACGGTTCGCGCGACGGTCAACTCGCAGTGGATTTCTGGCCGCTGCAGCTCAATCCCCTGTCGGCCCAGGGCCTGCGCAGAATGCTCGACGAATCCGGCATTCGTCGCCGGGTGATTGTCGTGTCGGCATGTTATTCGGGTTCGTTCATCGATGCGCTGGCTGACGACAACACCCTGATCGTTACCGCCTCCGCGCGCGACCGTAACTCCTTTGGTTGCAGCAACGAGAACGAGTTCACCTACTTCGGCGAGGCGTATTTCAAACGCGCCCTGCAACAGACCCATTCGTTCATCGACGGCTACGCGCTTGCCCGCCAGATCGTGATGGAGCGCGAGAAGGCCGAGAACCTGCAACCGTCGAACCCGCGCATCCATGTGGGCTCAAGGGTCAGTGAATTCCTGCAGCCGCTCGAACGGCGCCTGAACTCGCTGCACCAGGATCACGCCAGCGTTTCACGCCGCGACGTCCCCGCATCGTCTCGAGCCGGTGACGGCTAGAATCCGCCGCCGGTACGGAAACCTCCGCCACCTCCGCCCCCACGGTTGCCGAAACCACCGCCCGAGCCTCCGCCGAAACCGCCGCGGCCCAATCCCCCGATGATGTCGCCCAGGTCCCCCAGACCTCCGTTCCAGACGGTGCCACGACCGAAGCCGCCGGAACCGAAACCGGGATCCGAGTGACGTGGCTGGTAGCGTTGCAGCTCCTGCAACGCCTTCCACAGCATGCCGCGATCCAGCATGCCCGCCAGGAATTGTCCCAGCAGCAACGACAGCATGCTGTCGTCGGTGAATATCGAACCACTGCGGTCATAACGGCTGCGCTTGAAATCGACGCGAAGCCGCTCCAGCTCCTGCACTCTGTGCTGCTGCTGGGCGATGCCGTCGTGCAGCGCCTGGGTGTTGTGCTCGAGCTGCTGACGCTCGGCTTCGCGCTGCAACATCCGGCTGACGATCACGTCGTCCTCGGGGTACGGTGTGCGGATCGCATCGTCGCGCAAACCGGAGAGATCGTCTCTTCGAAACTCGTTGACCAGGTATT from Chromatiaceae bacterium harbors:
- a CDS encoding cytochrome C is translated as MALALCLGPQAVWSDDDDSERRRSSSDSSSRTAASFDITRARYRSERRRVEVEGDGQSDLRVAVVNAFDTDQILGGDRVEDGEWSVRASRLSPVPCRVLATQADGQVVEADVQNAPSNCAPKAPVNPPPATPSLSINNVTVNEDAGNASFTVSLSASSSQNVRVEYATRNGTATSGQNADYLESNGTLNIPAGTSVATVNVPINDDSTEEPNETFFVDLSSPENATIADASGVCTIVDNDGSQPPPPPPPPAGDVSINSTSQNSVAGSAADPYFVGPVPEQPFVGNNTHKVLAINDLGMHCGDLDTRVASILPPFQVLLTQVIARGGEPDLLGPGQATVEYSAVANPNDPILSDPNAFRGVTPDGDVYKTNFWDVASAAYGPFYPPGVLDAFYDPNDPDANKDIGLPVPNVEELYLGSGALVATQHAMPGLTGAYLQNVPQVAEEFYNDKPFFMNFPFGYVAQDLNWFEGAGVPFAAFDDFGRENAYPLVRVQAKVGDNVVATTDTVLPISGEASCKNCHSADIDVSPETPHAGSALPSVRPVATQMDDPAVGDLPVNVSIEYATDLNILRLHDEKHGTDLEGAQPVVCQTCHYTPALDLAHVGPKGAGDADANGRTQLTQSTMSNVMHGHHGETGKFPEIPPAIQAADGSITNQAARLAALEQNCYQCHPGKNVQCLRGAMFNGGMLCSDCHGGLAQVGNDFSRDVSPTNDGLDKFILSGNFYDPNDPQPRVPWANEPGCGSCHTGDATSNLAGTTGTRVNTQDANGNADGIRLRQAFRNGDNKATPIVPGNKRFAEPVVPASFNGTPNNGAGNPQLYRVSTGHGGVMCEGCHGATHAEWPNGNPNANDNVTANQLQGHTGTIAECTVCHETGQLSSTTQGGPHGMHLVNDRRFYDDDHEDLAEQENGRPGGGTCAACHGADHRGTVLSRAAADRTFNVEGRTVTIQKGEPVGCGHCHSISDSFED
- a CDS encoding TlpA family protein disulfide reductase; this translates as MRSLAKCGDRFGRIVALVLALAPGMASAAELTPVPALPPAPLGLVDLDGRRVDLAALRGEVVLVNFWASWCRPCVDEMPGILRLQQQLRDQPFRVVGINVGEAERRVRTAARRMRLDFTILLDNDSVTFGAWGGQVLPTSFILDRIGRIRFRAVGPLDWDDRDIVATLRRLASEGGRSTVRATLPAPAERSAATAPPDTPACHASAC
- a CDS encoding YcxB family protein, translating into MIETREFSLSKGEYRRFLRRLVIERHASAIALAWFLAATLLIYYGDMSTAAGFKWTLASWAPLLIFLALWTIGIVAYLPIRQSNARTAEAAYRAHRVRFEPDCVHVEVDDGSRLRLAYSAVERIDFDEEFLLIRQDSGLVNAVPRRAFADPAAANAAVDLFRTAGAGATVTGPGQAANYTGVAGQLRGVWHNLKGGLRLLLFRRVTRDAFAVSADQIILLSLLAVTVAIGGEYLGTEGTVTFNSYGLLSDATARLLLLAALYLIARLLGRTKDFLLFAVIVLGIDPWVTGIQSVAETVETTTLGTLLSAATIQLLAFCWYVIAWVRGARVAFAGHRGSVPVSLLVLFLAVVAPVSALPINTFWYAEYDDADLLPDINVEEVFYRQPGMIAATVDDLEPQRPGVIDLYHIGFGSVAYQRVFEREITHVRDLLAQRFDTAGRAISLVNHGDSVQQMPIASASNLALALQHMARKMDPDEDVLLLYLTSHGSRDGQLAVDFWPLQLNPLSAQGLRRMLDESGIRRRVIVVSACYSGSFIDALADDNTLIVTASARDRNSFGCSNENEFTYFGEAYFKRALQQTHSFIDGYALARQIVMEREKAENLQPSNPRIHVGSRVSEFLQPLERRLNSLHQDHASVSRRDVPASSRAGDG